Genomic DNA from Arthrobacter sp. B1I2:
CTTGAGCTTCGGATCGGTCAGGCTGGCGAGGGCCTCGGCGTTGGCCGGCAGATCACCAAAGGTCTTCTGGTAGTTCAGCTGTTCATCCTTCGACGTGATCAGCTTGATGTAGGCGAAGGCCAGGTCCTGCTGCTTGGAGTAATCGGCGACCACCAGGTTGTCACCGGAGAGAATGCTGGCGGCGTCGCCGTCGGACTTGGACTGTGTCTCGCCGGGCGCGACGGTGGGCATCAGGGCGTATTCGTATTTGCCGGCAATTGCCGACTTATCGAGCGTCGGGATGGAGGTGGCGGTGGTCATCATCAGGTAGCCGGCCTTGCCGCTGGCAAAGGCGGCCACGGCGTTGCTGTTGCTCCAGCCCACGGAGGCGGGATCGACGATCTTGTCGTTGGTCAGCCAGCCGAAGTACGTCTCGTACGCCTTCTTGACCGCGGGGTCATCCATCTTCAGCTTGTTGCCGTCAACCAGCGGGTTTCCGGCCTGGACGGACATGGCCCAGATGAACTTCCAGGGATCGAAGTTGTCCTTGTACCCGGTGGCGATGCCGTAAGTGTCGCCTTTGGTCATCTTCTTGGCCTGGGCAGCCAGCTCGTCCCAGGTTGTGGCGGGCTTGTCGATGCCGGCAGCGGCCAGCAGGTCCTTGTTGTAGGCCATCACGAACGGGCGGCTGACGAAGGGAATGCCAACCTGGTGGTCCTTGTCCGGTCCGGAGATGCCAAGGGCTGCCGGGTTGAACCGGTCCTTGCCGCCCACCTTCTTCCAGTCATCGTCGGAGAGGGTGACGAATGCCTTGGTGGAGAAGGCAGTTGGCGTGAATGTGGTGCCAAGTCCGTAGACGTCCGGGCCCTGGCCGGACACCACGGAGGTCTGGATGCGGGTGAGTTCGTCGTTTGCCGAAGCGAAGGTCTCGAACTTTACGTCGGCTCCGGTTTCAGCCTTGAACTTGGCGGCGATGTCGCTCTGCCACTGCTTTTGCTGCTCGGGGTACTGGCTCAGGACACCAACCAGGACGTTGAGGGTCTTGCCCGTCCCGTCCACTTTGCCGTCCGCATTCGTTGAGCCTCCCCCGCCCGAGCCCGACGATCCGCAACCGGTCAGGGCGAGTGCTGCAGCAGTGACAATCGCCGCAAACCCAGTAGTCGATTTAAACCTCATTGTTTCTTCTCCTCTAGGACACCCACATGGCCACATCCATCCTGTGGCGGACATCACTGCAGGCGACTCAAAAGTCAGTCTAGGAAATTGGAAAGGTTGCGGCAAGCGGTTGCCAAAAGTTGCC
This window encodes:
- a CDS encoding ABC transporter substrate-binding protein, with translation MRFKSTTGFAAIVTAAALALTGCGSSGSGGGGSTNADGKVDGTGKTLNVLVGVLSQYPEQQKQWQSDIAAKFKAETGADVKFETFASANDELTRIQTSVVSGQGPDVYGLGTTFTPTAFSTKAFVTLSDDDWKKVGGKDRFNPAALGISGPDKDHQVGIPFVSRPFVMAYNKDLLAAAGIDKPATTWDELAAQAKKMTKGDTYGIATGYKDNFDPWKFIWAMSVQAGNPLVDGNKLKMDDPAVKKAYETYFGWLTNDKIVDPASVGWSNSNAVAAFASGKAGYLMMTTATSIPTLDKSAIAGKYEYALMPTVAPGETQSKSDGDAASILSGDNLVVADYSKQQDLAFAYIKLITSKDEQLNYQKTFGDLPANAEALASLTDPKLKPMADAAAKSKATPFTGAWGDIQLALLNVTVQSVPDLAAGKVDESALESRIKDAQNKGQASLDRASKG